From the Hyphomicrobium sp. ghe19 genome, one window contains:
- a CDS encoding intradiol ring-cleavage dioxygenase produces the protein MTKSLSRRQALTGVLAAPAATAIMAGSASAASDTPAAAEQPHGQCVLLPQSVEGPFYFDPKLVRSDISEGRPGAPLRLSLRVIEAGPCTPIANARVDVWHADATGIYSGYSGQGASREISTKGQTYLRGTQMTDADGRVSFNTVYPGWYPGRTPHIHVKVFLNETSLVIGQIYFPDDFSARIYSTREPYNARAVPDTTNATDWIYGDGQREGGGTVLAMSEDGDTIVAGLLIGVDKSGEAAAKAGRGFFRRLLGL, from the coding sequence ATGACCAAATCCCTATCGCGTCGACAGGCTTTGACGGGCGTGCTCGCAGCGCCGGCCGCAACAGCGATCATGGCAGGCTCCGCGTCTGCTGCGAGCGATACGCCGGCTGCGGCCGAGCAACCTCATGGCCAATGCGTGCTTCTGCCTCAATCCGTCGAAGGACCGTTCTACTTCGATCCCAAGCTCGTGCGATCCGATATTTCCGAAGGCCGTCCTGGCGCGCCGTTACGGCTTTCGCTTCGCGTCATCGAGGCTGGCCCCTGCACGCCGATCGCGAACGCGCGCGTCGACGTTTGGCATGCAGACGCGACCGGTATCTATTCCGGATATTCGGGCCAAGGTGCATCGCGCGAGATCTCGACGAAAGGCCAAACCTATCTGCGTGGTACGCAGATGACCGACGCGGATGGGCGCGTTTCATTCAACACGGTCTACCCCGGATGGTATCCGGGACGCACGCCACACATCCACGTCAAGGTCTTCTTGAACGAGACGAGCCTCGTCATCGGACAGATCTATTTTCCCGACGACTTCAGCGCGCGCATTTATTCAACACGCGAGCCCTACAACGCCCGTGCCGTTCCCGACACGACGAATGCCACCGACTGGATCTACGGCGACGGCCAGCGCGAAGGCGGCGGCACGGTGCTCGCGATGAGCGAAGACGGCGACACCATCGTCGCGGGCCTCCTGATCGGCGTCGACAAGAGCGGGGAAGCCGCAGCGAAAGCCGGGCGCGGATTTTTCCGCCGGCTGCTGGGTCTCTGA
- a CDS encoding zinc ABC transporter substrate-binding protein: MMGSAVRYSAFFVALAQFFVPGAEAAEPPKVVVTTKPIHSLVSRVMEGVGVPQLIVEGSASPHTFTLKPSTARAIHDADVFVRVSDQLEPFTRKIVTSLPANVTVLTLAGADGVKLLDQRKGGTFEKHEHGHEEAAAEADAHSGAAEEHDDDHDEDGKDGHIWLDPQNAKAIAADVAKVLQARYPEQAEKIKANAASLIADIDALDGELTAELNGSKGKPFIVFHDATQYFENHFGQSAAGSITVSPDVPPSAKRLTEVRRKLSSLGAVCVFTEPSFQPNLVAAVTEGTHARSGTIDAEGQMLAPGPGLYFELMRGLAHNVASCLKGEE, encoded by the coding sequence ATGATGGGTTCGGCGGTGCGGTATTCGGCGTTCTTCGTTGCTTTGGCGCAATTCTTCGTTCCGGGCGCGGAAGCCGCAGAGCCGCCGAAAGTCGTCGTCACGACGAAGCCCATTCATTCCCTCGTCAGCCGGGTGATGGAGGGTGTCGGCGTGCCCCAGCTCATCGTCGAGGGTTCCGCTTCGCCCCATACCTTCACGCTGAAGCCATCGACAGCGCGGGCCATCCACGATGCGGATGTGTTCGTACGGGTGTCCGATCAACTCGAACCCTTCACGCGGAAAATCGTGACATCTCTGCCCGCGAACGTCACGGTGTTGACGCTGGCGGGCGCGGACGGCGTCAAGCTTCTCGATCAGCGCAAAGGCGGCACCTTCGAAAAGCATGAGCATGGGCATGAGGAGGCGGCGGCTGAAGCAGACGCGCATTCCGGTGCCGCGGAAGAGCACGACGACGATCATGACGAGGATGGCAAGGACGGGCATATCTGGCTCGATCCGCAGAATGCCAAGGCGATCGCCGCCGATGTCGCCAAGGTGCTCCAGGCGCGATATCCTGAGCAAGCCGAAAAGATCAAAGCCAATGCGGCGTCTCTCATTGCCGATATCGACGCGCTCGACGGCGAGCTTACGGCGGAACTTAACGGCTCGAAGGGCAAGCCGTTCATCGTGTTTCACGACGCGACACAGTATTTCGAGAACCACTTCGGGCAGAGCGCCGCGGGCTCGATCACCGTCAGTCCCGATGTGCCGCCAAGCGCCAAGCGCCTGACGGAAGTCCGGCGCAAGCTGTCGTCTCTCGGCGCCGTTTGCGTCTTCACCGAACCGAGCTTTCAGCCAAACCTCGTGGCGGCCGTGACGGAGGGAACGCATGCGCGCTCCGGCACGATCGACGCCGAGGGCCAAATGCTGGCGCCCGGCCCCGGCCTCTATTTCGAACTCATGCGCGGCTTAGCCCACAATGTCGCGAGCTGCCTTAAGGGCGAGGAATAA
- a CDS encoding 5-(carboxyamino)imidazole ribonucleotide synthase: protein MTAFPPGSTIGILGGGQLGRMLALAAARLGLKSHIYAPESDSPAFDVATKYTVAAYEDEARLTAFAEAVDVATYEFENIPVKTVEFLSARIPVRPGAKALACAQDRMNEKSLARELGAMTAEFAAIDSLDDLTKVLDGGFQIPSVLKTRRLGYDGKGQAKILKRADAGAAWAAMHGQPSILESFVNFRAEVSVVAARGVDGAFRAFDVTENEHRNHILHRSVAPASVAPDTAAEAIEIAHRIAEKLDYVGVFAIEFFVVTENGRDRLFVNEMAPRVHNSGHWTMDGALTSQFEQHIRAVAGWPLGATELKGPAAEMINLIGDDILAWEKIAAEPGAFFHHYGKREARPGRKMGHVNRLLAKKPSA, encoded by the coding sequence ATGACCGCATTCCCTCCCGGCTCGACAATCGGAATTCTCGGCGGCGGCCAGCTTGGCCGGATGCTCGCCTTGGCAGCCGCGCGCCTTGGCCTCAAGTCGCACATCTACGCCCCCGAATCCGACAGTCCCGCATTCGACGTCGCGACCAAATACACGGTTGCCGCCTACGAGGACGAAGCACGCCTCACTGCCTTCGCCGAAGCCGTCGATGTGGCGACGTACGAATTCGAGAACATTCCGGTCAAAACCGTCGAGTTCCTCTCCGCCCGCATTCCCGTTCGCCCCGGCGCCAAAGCTTTGGCGTGCGCCCAGGACCGCATGAACGAGAAGTCGCTGGCGCGCGAGCTTGGCGCAATGACGGCCGAGTTCGCTGCAATCGATAGCCTCGACGATCTGACAAAGGTCCTCGACGGCGGCTTCCAGATTCCGTCCGTGCTGAAAACGCGCCGGCTGGGTTACGACGGCAAGGGCCAGGCCAAGATCCTGAAGCGCGCGGATGCGGGCGCGGCATGGGCCGCCATGCACGGCCAGCCGTCGATCCTCGAAAGCTTCGTGAATTTCCGCGCTGAAGTTTCCGTCGTTGCGGCGCGCGGCGTCGACGGAGCGTTCCGTGCCTTCGACGTAACCGAGAACGAACACCGCAATCACATTCTCCATCGCTCCGTCGCGCCGGCTTCGGTCGCGCCGGATACCGCTGCGGAAGCGATCGAAATCGCCCACAGGATCGCGGAAAAACTCGACTATGTCGGCGTCTTCGCGATCGAGTTCTTCGTCGTCACCGAAAACGGCCGCGACCGCCTCTTCGTCAACGAGATGGCGCCGCGCGTCCACAACTCCGGCCACTGGACGATGGACGGCGCGCTCACATCTCAATTCGAGCAGCACATTCGCGCCGTCGCCGGATGGCCCCTCGGCGCAACGGAGCTGAAAGGCCCGGCCGCAGAAATGATCAACCTGATCGGCGACGACATTCTTGCCTGGGAAAAGATCGCAGCCGAACCCGGCGCATTCTTCCACCATTACGGCAAGCGCGAAGCCCGGCCCGGCCGCAAGATGGGCCACGTCAATCGTCTGCTCGCGAAAAAGCCGAGCGCCTGA
- a CDS encoding DUF1007 family protein: MLKISKTYRHLALVFISMLAIVIPASAHPHMWVTYVLTVDYDKGAVSGVDHAWTFDDSYTSMALEGLDTNNDGKYDQHELAELLKVNMDGLKEFNYFTLAKLGEDQLEFSPPTGARLEYTNGVLRLYFHLPLAKPVPADAEGLTFAVFDPSYFIDFQPEKTDAIKLAAAPAGCSATLIDPDAEKQDAQAKKLGDAMAQQFGAGSVGFGSYKTVAVTCKKS, from the coding sequence GTGCTCAAAATCAGCAAGACATACCGTCACTTGGCTTTGGTCTTCATTTCCATGTTGGCCATCGTCATCCCCGCATCCGCCCATCCGCATATGTGGGTCACGTACGTATTGACCGTGGACTACGACAAAGGCGCCGTCAGCGGCGTCGATCACGCGTGGACTTTCGACGACTCCTACACGTCGATGGCGCTCGAAGGGCTCGATACGAACAACGACGGCAAGTATGACCAGCACGAACTGGCCGAGCTTCTGAAGGTCAACATGGATGGCCTGAAGGAGTTCAACTACTTCACACTAGCGAAACTCGGAGAGGACCAGCTCGAATTCTCGCCCCCGACTGGCGCTCGTCTCGAATATACGAACGGGGTGTTGCGCCTCTACTTTCATTTGCCGCTCGCCAAGCCCGTGCCAGCCGATGCCGAGGGGCTGACGTTTGCCGTCTTCGATCCGTCCTACTTCATCGACTTCCAGCCCGAGAAGACGGACGCCATAAAGCTTGCAGCCGCACCCGCGGGCTGCTCGGCGACGCTTATCGATCCCGACGCGGAGAAACAGGACGCCCAGGCGAAGAAACTCGGCGATGCAATGGCCCAGCAATTCGGCGCCGGCTCCGTCGGCTTCGGGTCCTACAAAACGGTCGCAGTGACCTGCAAAAAGTCCTGA
- the phoB gene encoding phosphate regulon transcriptional regulator PhoB has product MPAKIIVVEDESPLAELLKYNLQSEGYDVVHAADGEEAELLLSEQSFDLAILDWMIPKISGIELCRRLRNRTETQSLPIILLTARGEETDRVRGLTTGADDYVTKPFSVQELMARIKALLRRASPERMSDILVSGEITMDRGAHKVTRGPREVRLGPTEYRMLEVFMESPRRVLSRSQLLDRVWGQSSEVDERTVDVHIGRLRKSLIRGNESDPIRTVRGAGYVFDGREAEAQAQ; this is encoded by the coding sequence ATGCCAGCTAAGATCATCGTCGTCGAAGACGAATCGCCTCTCGCAGAGCTTCTGAAATACAATCTTCAATCCGAAGGCTATGACGTCGTGCATGCCGCGGATGGAGAGGAAGCAGAGTTGCTTCTGTCGGAGCAAAGTTTCGACCTCGCGATACTCGACTGGATGATCCCCAAGATCTCCGGTATCGAGCTGTGCAGGCGCCTTCGCAATCGGACCGAGACGCAAAGTCTTCCGATCATCTTGCTCACCGCACGCGGCGAAGAAACCGACCGCGTGCGAGGATTGACGACAGGCGCCGACGATTACGTGACGAAGCCCTTCTCCGTTCAGGAGTTGATGGCAAGGATCAAGGCTCTGCTTCGGCGCGCCTCGCCGGAGCGGATGAGCGACATCCTCGTCTCCGGCGAGATCACGATGGATCGCGGCGCGCACAAAGTAACGCGTGGCCCTCGCGAAGTTCGCCTCGGCCCGACAGAATACCGGATGCTCGAAGTTTTCATGGAAAGCCCGCGCCGCGTGCTCTCTCGCAGCCAACTGCTCGACCGCGTCTGGGGTCAGTCCTCCGAAGTCGACGAGCGGACGGTCGATGTTCACATCGGTCGCCTCCGGAAGTCGCTGATCCGTGGCAACGAAAGCGATCCGATCCGCACTGTGCGTGGCGCCGGATACGTATTCGACGGCCGCGAGGCGGAAGCCCAAGCCCAATAG
- the phoU gene encoding phosphate signaling complex protein PhoU: protein MNEHTVKSYEDELRLLDRRIAQMGGYAEKLLVQAMDALERRDPKLAEKAVADDVMVDQLERELQEQVIVMIARRQPLANDLRHIMTVIKIAGDLERIGDLAKNIAKRALAIAGETYPKPLMTGMRHMTEMVQHQLKDVLDALTTLDAEKAMQVWRDDQQVDAMYNSLFRELLTYMMEDPRNIGICTHFLFGAKNIERIGDHTTNIAENVYYLVHGVPIADDRPKGDETSSTLITPRQ, encoded by the coding sequence ATGAACGAACATACCGTGAAGTCATACGAAGACGAGCTGAGGCTCCTCGATCGCCGCATCGCGCAGATGGGCGGCTATGCCGAGAAGCTGCTCGTCCAGGCCATGGATGCCCTTGAGCGTCGCGATCCGAAGCTTGCGGAGAAAGCTGTTGCCGACGACGTCATGGTCGATCAGCTCGAGCGCGAGTTGCAGGAACAGGTGATCGTGATGATCGCCCGGCGCCAGCCGCTTGCGAACGATCTCCGTCACATCATGACGGTCATCAAGATCGCGGGCGATCTCGAACGCATCGGCGATCTCGCGAAGAACATCGCTAAGCGCGCTCTTGCGATTGCCGGCGAGACCTACCCGAAACCCCTGATGACCGGCATGCGCCACATGACCGAGATGGTGCAGCATCAGCTCAAGGACGTCCTCGATGCACTGACGACCCTCGACGCCGAAAAGGCGATGCAGGTCTGGCGCGACGATCAGCAGGTCGACGCGATGTACAATTCTCTGTTCCGCGAACTTCTGACCTACATGATGGAAGATCCGCGCAACATCGGCATCTGCACGCACTTCCTGTTCGGCGCCAAGAACATCGAACGCATCGGCGACCATACGACCAACATCGCCGAGAACGTCTACTACCTCGTCCACGGCGTTCCGATCGCAGATGATCGGCCGAAGGGCGACGAGACGTCGTCGACGCTGATAACGCCGCGTCAATGA
- the pstB gene encoding phosphate ABC transporter ATP-binding protein PstB: MNLMSKDVDTGLTEKISVSNLKFFYGSTLALKNISLPLYERQVTAFIGPSGCGKSTLLRVLNRMYDLYPNQRAEGDVMFDGENILDMKDLNLLRSRIGMVFQKPTPFPMTIYENIAFGIRLYERLPKSEVDARVESALEKAALWKEVKDKLQSSGLSLSGGQQQRLCIARTVAIRPEVILFDEPCSALDPISTAKIEELIDDLKNEFTIAIVTHNMQQAARVSQRTAFMYLGELVEFGVTQKLFTNPTDKRTQDYITGRFG, from the coding sequence ATGAACTTGATGTCGAAAGATGTAGACACGGGGCTTACCGAAAAGATCTCGGTCAGCAACTTGAAATTCTTCTACGGCTCGACCCTTGCCCTGAAGAACATTTCGTTGCCCCTTTACGAGCGCCAGGTGACTGCCTTCATCGGCCCGTCCGGTTGCGGCAAGTCCACTCTGCTTCGTGTTTTGAACCGCATGTACGACCTCTACCCGAACCAGCGGGCCGAGGGCGATGTGATGTTCGACGGCGAGAACATTCTCGACATGAAGGACCTCAACCTTCTCCGCTCGCGCATCGGCATGGTGTTCCAGAAGCCGACGCCGTTCCCGATGACGATTTACGAAAACATCGCGTTCGGCATCCGCCTTTACGAGCGCCTGCCGAAATCGGAAGTCGATGCGCGTGTCGAATCCGCGCTCGAGAAAGCCGCGCTTTGGAAGGAAGTGAAGGACAAACTTCAATCGAGCGGCCTCAGCCTTTCAGGCGGCCAGCAGCAGCGCCTTTGCATCGCCCGGACGGTCGCCATCCGTCCGGAAGTCATCCTGTTCGACGAGCCATGCTCCGCACTCGACCCGATCTCGACGGCGAAGATCGAAGAGCTGATCGACGACCTGAAGAACGAGTTCACGATCGCCATCGTCACGCACAACATGCAACAGGCTGCCCGCGTCTCGCAGCGCACCGCGTTCATGTATCTCGGCGAGCTCGTTGAATTCGGCGTCACTCAGAAGCTTTTCACAAACCCGACGGACAAGCGGACACAGGACTACATCACCGGCCGCTTCGGATAG
- the pstA gene encoding phosphate ABC transporter permease PstA, with product MAMDLAKYRRRRIRSKITVGLCWAASALGLTILTVILATLLYKGLAGLGPKVFTEMTPPPGSDGGLLNAIAGSLVMTFAGVVVGTPIGILAGTYLAEYGRYSKVSSVIRFINDILLSAPSIVTGLFVYELLVRPMGHFSAFAGAAALAVLVIPTVVRTTENMLLLVPNQLREASSALGLPQSLVIRKIAYKAARAGMITGVLLAIARVSGETAPLLFTSLNNQFWSTNLNAPMASLPVVIFQYALSPYEDWQRLAWTGALLITAAVLTLSIAARWLSSSRTQQ from the coding sequence ATGGCCATGGATCTCGCGAAATACCGCCGGCGCCGCATCAGAAGCAAGATCACGGTTGGGCTTTGCTGGGCGGCCTCGGCCCTCGGCTTGACCATTCTCACCGTCATTCTGGCGACGCTGCTTTACAAAGGCCTCGCCGGTCTCGGCCCGAAGGTCTTCACCGAAATGACGCCGCCACCCGGCAGCGACGGCGGACTTCTCAATGCCATCGCCGGAAGCCTCGTCATGACGTTCGCCGGCGTCGTCGTCGGCACGCCTATCGGCATTCTTGCGGGTACCTACCTCGCGGAGTACGGCCGCTACAGCAAGGTTTCGTCGGTGATCCGCTTCATCAACGACATTCTTCTGAGCGCACCGTCCATCGTAACCGGCCTCTTCGTTTACGAACTGCTGGTACGCCCGATGGGTCACTTCTCCGCATTCGCCGGCGCAGCCGCCCTCGCCGTGCTCGTCATCCCGACAGTCGTTCGCACCACCGAGAACATGCTTCTTCTGGTGCCGAACCAGCTTCGGGAAGCATCCTCGGCGCTCGGATTGCCCCAGTCTCTCGTCATCCGTAAGATTGCCTACAAGGCCGCTCGGGCCGGAATGATCACCGGCGTGCTCTTGGCGATCGCACGAGTTAGCGGAGAAACGGCGCCGCTGTTGTTCACCTCGCTGAACAACCAGTTCTGGAGCACCAATCTCAACGCTCCGATGGCAAGCTTGCCCGTCGTCATCTTCCAATACGCTCTCAGCCCCTACGAGGACTGGCAGCGTCTCGCTTGGACAGGCGCACTACTCATCACCGCAGCCGTGCTGACCCTTAGCATCGCCGCACGTTGGTTAAGCTCTTCGAGGACGCAGCAATGA
- the pstS gene encoding phosphate ABC transporter substrate-binding protein PstS — protein MALFAAFAATAAVTAPATAADISGAGATFPYPIYAKWADTYKKETNVGLNYQSIGSGGGIKQIQANTVTFGATDKPLSGEDLEKSGLIQFPTVMGGIVPVVNVEGIKPGDLVFDGPTLAKIYLGEITAWNDPAIQKLNPGLKLPSDAIAAVFRSDGSGTTFVWTNYLSKVSPDFKSKIGSNTSVQFPVGLGAKGNEGVANNVMQTKGSIGYVEYAYAKQNKLAYTKMINKDGKTVAPVISSFQAAAAGADWSSAPGMGVILTEQAGAESWPITNPTFILIHKKPTDVAAVKEALKFFNWAYANGGKEAEALDYVPLPDSVVALVKKSWEGVVGEDNKPVFSN, from the coding sequence CTGGCGTTATTTGCGGCGTTCGCGGCAACTGCTGCCGTAACCGCTCCGGCCACGGCGGCGGATATTTCCGGCGCGGGCGCGACCTTCCCGTACCCGATCTACGCAAAGTGGGCTGACACCTACAAGAAAGAGACGAACGTCGGTCTGAACTATCAGTCGATCGGTTCGGGCGGCGGCATCAAGCAGATCCAAGCCAACACGGTTACCTTCGGTGCAACCGACAAGCCCCTCTCGGGCGAAGACCTCGAGAAGAGCGGCCTCATTCAGTTCCCGACCGTCATGGGCGGCATCGTTCCGGTCGTCAACGTCGAAGGCATCAAGCCGGGCGATCTCGTATTCGACGGCCCGACGCTTGCAAAAATCTATCTCGGCGAAATCACCGCCTGGAACGACCCGGCAATCCAGAAGCTGAACCCCGGCCTGAAGCTTCCTTCCGACGCCATCGCCGCCGTTTTCCGCTCTGACGGATCGGGCACGACGTTCGTCTGGACGAACTACCTCTCGAAGGTCAGCCCTGACTTCAAGTCGAAGATCGGCTCCAACACGTCGGTTCAGTTCCCGGTCGGCCTCGGCGCCAAGGGGAACGAAGGCGTCGCCAACAACGTGATGCAGACGAAGGGTTCGATTGGCTACGTGGAATACGCCTACGCCAAGCAGAACAAGCTGGCCTACACCAAGATGATCAATAAGGACGGCAAGACGGTTGCTCCCGTCATCTCGTCCTTCCAGGCCGCCGCTGCTGGTGCAGACTGGTCGTCGGCTCCTGGCATGGGCGTGATCCTCACGGAGCAGGCTGGCGCCGAATCCTGGCCGATCACGAACCCGACGTTCATTCTTATCCACAAGAAGCCGACGGACGTCGCAGCCGTTAAAGAAGCCCTGAAGTTCTTCAACTGGGCCTATGCCAACGGCGGCAAAGAAGCCGAAGCGCTTGATTACGTGCCCCTGCCCGACAGCGTCGTAGCTCTCGTCAAGAAGAGCTGGGAAGGTGTCGTCGGCGAGGACAACAAGCCGGTCTTCTCGAACTAA
- the purE gene encoding 5-(carboxyamino)imidazole ribonucleotide mutase: MSRIRPQVGIIMGSQSDWPTMQLTADILTELGVAFETKIVSAHRTPERLYSYAKGAKAAGLKVIVAGAGGAAHLPGMTASMTPLPVLGVPIESKALKGQDSLYSIVQMPAGVPVGTLAIGEAGAKNAGLLAAQILALSDTALAERLEAWRKQHSAAVAETPVRV; encoded by the coding sequence ATGAGCCGGATCAGGCCGCAAGTCGGCATTATCATGGGAAGCCAGTCAGACTGGCCGACGATGCAGCTCACCGCTGACATTCTGACCGAACTTGGCGTCGCGTTCGAAACCAAGATTGTATCCGCGCATCGCACGCCAGAGCGGCTTTACAGCTACGCCAAGGGCGCGAAGGCTGCGGGCCTCAAGGTCATCGTCGCGGGTGCCGGCGGTGCCGCCCATCTTCCGGGAATGACGGCCTCGATGACGCCGCTACCCGTCCTCGGCGTGCCGATCGAATCGAAAGCGCTCAAAGGCCAGGACAGTCTCTATTCGATCGTCCAGATGCCGGCCGGCGTGCCCGTAGGCACGCTCGCCATAGGCGAAGCCGGTGCGAAGAACGCGGGGCTCTTGGCAGCTCAGATCCTGGCACTCTCCGATACTGCTCTCGCCGAGCGCCTTGAAGCCTGGCGCAAGCAGCATTCGGCTGCCGTCGCCGAAACGCCAGTACGGGTTTAA
- the pstC gene encoding phosphate ABC transporter permease subunit PstC, translating to MADVHSNATAAAVARRKVLERLRTTDGIFRGLTLSSAYFVLILLGAIFASLVVGGYLAFKTFGFSFLTTEVWNPVTEQFGALAAIYGTLITSAIAMLVAVPISIGIAVFLTELCPMALRRPIGIAIELLAGIPSIIYGIWGLFFFAPMIQQYVQPELIATFKDVPVLNQLFAGPPYGIGILTSGLILAMMVLPFITAVCRDVFETVPPVLKEAAYGMGWTTREVVRNVVIPYTRVGIIGGVMLGLGRALGETMAVTFVIGNAHRISASILAPGTTISATIANEFTEAVGDIYTSSLIALGLILFFITFIVLALARLMLMRIEKKAGA from the coding sequence ATGGCAGACGTTCATTCTAATGCGACGGCTGCAGCCGTCGCACGGCGCAAAGTTCTCGAACGTCTTCGCACGACAGACGGAATTTTCCGCGGTTTGACCCTCTCCTCCGCGTATTTCGTCCTGATCCTTCTAGGTGCGATCTTCGCTTCACTTGTCGTCGGTGGCTACCTCGCATTCAAGACCTTCGGCTTCAGCTTCCTGACGACCGAAGTCTGGAACCCGGTCACCGAGCAATTCGGCGCTCTGGCCGCGATCTACGGAACGCTCATCACGTCCGCAATCGCGATGCTCGTCGCGGTGCCGATCAGCATCGGCATCGCAGTGTTTCTGACAGAGCTTTGCCCGATGGCTCTGCGCCGCCCGATCGGCATCGCGATCGAGCTTCTCGCCGGCATCCCGAGCATCATCTACGGTATCTGGGGCTTGTTCTTCTTCGCGCCCATGATCCAGCAATACGTCCAGCCGGAATTGATCGCGACGTTCAAGGACGTACCCGTCCTCAACCAGCTGTTCGCCGGCCCGCCCTACGGCATCGGTATTCTGACGTCGGGCCTGATCCTCGCGATGATGGTTCTGCCGTTCATTACAGCCGTCTGCCGCGACGTTTTCGAAACCGTCCCGCCGGTCCTGAAGGAAGCGGCGTACGGCATGGGCTGGACGACCCGCGAGGTCGTACGCAACGTCGTAATCCCATACACCCGCGTCGGCATCATCGGCGGCGTGATGCTCGGCCTTGGCCGCGCACTCGGCGAAACGATGGCTGTCACCTTCGTCATCGGTAACGCGCACCGGATCTCCGCTTCGATCTTGGCGCCGGGAACGACGATCTCGGCAACGATCGCGAACGAATTCACCGAAGCGGTCGGCGACATCTATACCTCGTCCCTGATCGCCCTCGGCCTCATCCTCTTCTTCATCACGTTTATCGTCTTGGCTCTCGCGCGCCTCATGTTGATGCGCATCGAGAAGAAGGCGGGAGCATAA
- a CDS encoding HAD family hydrolase, with translation MVERAGGRGTKAQSGEAEAVSARRRSARASGASDASSRQVAQSKKTIALVYDFDGTLSPRPMQEYAFLPKLGIEPKEFWAECTRVSKAERADALITYMHLLYKKAKEKGVRIDRADLVAQGRKVELYPGVEAWFEQMHAYVKKRAGDAGITVKHYLVSSGLTEIIEGTKIYPHFANVFASEYWFDAYDLPFPKRVISDTGKTQFLFRINKGIEDLGENINAHMPEDERPIPFSNFIYFGDGDTDVPSMALLKKNGGHAIAVHDPGESEAKCVELFKAGRCDFYAGADYRKGSDLFKRTCLLLDRIIADVRVKEEARGLGCS, from the coding sequence ATGGTCGAGCGAGCAGGCGGACGAGGGACGAAGGCGCAGTCGGGCGAGGCCGAGGCTGTCAGCGCGCGCCGGCGGTCTGCACGGGCTTCCGGTGCCAGCGACGCTTCTTCGCGACAGGTTGCGCAAAGCAAGAAGACCATCGCGCTCGTCTATGATTTCGACGGCACGCTGTCGCCGCGTCCGATGCAGGAATACGCGTTTCTTCCCAAGCTCGGCATCGAGCCGAAGGAGTTCTGGGCGGAGTGTACGCGCGTGTCGAAGGCCGAGCGCGCCGACGCGCTGATCACCTACATGCATCTGCTCTACAAGAAGGCGAAAGAGAAGGGCGTCCGCATCGACCGCGCCGATCTCGTCGCCCAGGGCCGGAAGGTTGAGCTTTATCCCGGCGTCGAGGCCTGGTTCGAGCAGATGCACGCCTACGTGAAAAAGCGCGCTGGGGATGCGGGCATCACCGTGAAGCATTACCTCGTGTCGTCGGGGCTGACGGAGATCATCGAGGGCACGAAGATCTATCCGCACTTCGCCAACGTGTTTGCGAGCGAGTATTGGTTCGACGCCTACGATCTGCCGTTTCCGAAGCGCGTCATCTCCGACACCGGCAAGACGCAGTTCCTCTTCCGGATCAACAAGGGCATCGAGGATCTCGGCGAGAACATCAACGCACACATGCCCGAGGATGAGCGGCCGATCCCGTTTTCGAATTTCATTTATTTCGGCGATGGCGATACGGACGTGCCGTCGATGGCGCTTCTGAAGAAGAACGGCGGCCACGCGATTGCCGTGCATGATCCGGGCGAGAGCGAAGCGAAGTGCGTCGAGCTTTTCAAAGCCGGCCGCTGCGATTTCTACGCGGGCGCTGATTACCGCAAAGGCTCGGATTTATTCAAGCGCACGTGCCTGCTGCTCGATCGCATCATCGCGGATGTGCGGGTGAAGGAAGAGGCGAGGGGGTTGGGGTGCTCTTAG